The following proteins are encoded in a genomic region of Cercospora beticola chromosome 8, complete sequence:
- a CDS encoding uncharacterized protein (MEROPS:MER0004042): MKSGFVRVPGATAEPDPPEPVPAIPIKIISGDTLPPPPLGDLDLPLPPPKQRIDDFYKAWDRFLAIEPKRAKKISRAAQKVEDEKEAIKNGETADEGLKTQENAAKSWEQAATECRAKVAAIVDECQRLNQKYRDAIFDLEANQYCLQSLAGAYPKAVDNIDPPPWIKRIEDIFDEPQFYIDDATATDVHQGNSGDCWFLAALMAVSAKKELIERLCVARDEKVGVYGFVFYRDGEWIYEVIDDKLFIRVGDDDDLEVVRDWDRDAKEGLRIKYDDEKLKEALQKGGLALYFSHCKSNETWLPLIEKAYAKAHGDYFAIEGGFASEGIEDLTGGVAVILNPEDIMDKDRFWKEQLSRVNEKYLFGGGSKPTETKGFIGGHAYAVLDKYEDLDSDLKLLKLRNPWGETEWDGDWSDGSKLWTAAMMTKLSHTFGDDGVFWISYKDFLKHFPSINRVRLFDNTWTVSQQWTCVNVPWTVDYLDTKFQITVSEAGPVVVVLAQPDDRYYYGLRGRMLYSLHFRIYKADEERWIVRSMHNSGAETLFTRSVSAEIDNLEPGTYDVVFKVTATRSATGMTAEEAIMKYAVNRKEKLLNVGRRFDYAQSKGNLKAMEKQNRQRRRDQQREKDLSLLKKNRRLNQQDRERLKKRKARLTEALNAQMKEFHAKRSEKMKARRDRRKARKESVAALRKESVSNAETSEGKAEQLTPPEQSQSVPEVPKEPETANNTEKGAETVQQPEQEAPVAQQDDAKGDPADIANKLAELEIRTDRKPSRDHRNSVSPFGPTVEESSESEWDSPIEPPDDLVDDDFDWDSEIDGPILSSTGSEMESFNQRNSSPASRRRISRSKKGIFDDDPWNAPCVLGLRVYSKCKDVKVVVVKGENSS; this comes from the exons ATGAAGTCAGGATTCGTTCGAGTGCCAGGTGCGACGGCGGAGCCCGATCCACCTGAGCCAGTGCCAGCAATTCCCATCAAGATCATATCGGGAGATACGCTGCCACCTCCCCCACTAGGTGATCTGGACTTGCCTCTCCCACCACCAAAGCAGCGCATAGATGACTTTTACAAGGCTTGGGATCGCTTTCTGGCCATCGAACCAAAGCGAGCCAAGAAGATCTCCCGCGCAGCACAGAAAGTGGAGGACGAGAAAGAGGCCATCAAAAATGGCGAGACTGCTGACGAAGGCCTGAAGACACAGGAGAACGCCGCCAAATCATGGGAACAGGCCGCCACTGAATGTCGCGCCAAGGTTGCAGCGATTGTGGATGAGTGTCAGAGGTTAAATCAAAAGTATCGAGATGCCATCTTTGACCTGGAAGCGAATCAATACTGTTTGCAATCTCTGGCCGGTGCCTATCCAAAAGCTGTCGACAATATCGATCCTCCGCCATGGATCAAGCGAATCGAGGACATCTTTGACGAGCCTCAATTCTATATTGATGATGCTACTGCCACTGATGTACACCAAGGTAATAGTGGAGACTGCTGGTTCTTGGCTGCCCTTATGGCCGTGAGTGCCAAGAAGGAGCTCATCGAGAGATTGTGCGTCGCCAGAGATGAAAAGGTCGGTGTCTACGGCTTTGTTTTCTACCGCGATGGGGAATGGATCTACGAAGTCATCGACGACAAGCTTTTCATTAGGGTTGGGGATGATGACGATCTAGAAGTGGTGCGAGACTGGGATCGAGACGCGAAAGAAGGCTTGCGCATCAAGTACGACGATGAAAAGCTGAAAGAAGCACTGCAAAAAGGCGGCTTGGCGCTCTACTTCAGCCATTGTAAGTCGAACGAGACGTGGCTGCCGCTCATTGAGAAGGCGTACGCCAAAGCTCATGGCGATTATTTTGCGATCGAG GGTGGGTTTGCAAGCGAAGGCATAGAGGACCTTACAGGTG GAGTCGCGGTGATCCTCAATCCAGAAGATATCATGGACAAGGATAGATTCTGGAAGGAGCAGCTCTCACGAGTCAACGAGAAGTACCTCTTCGGCGGTGGCTCAAAGCCAACAGAAACGAAAGGCTTCATCGGCGGTCATGCCTACGCTGTTCTCGACAAATACGAAGACCTAGACAGCGACCTCAAACTACTCAAGCTTCGGAATCCCTGGGGTGAAACGGAGTGGGATGGCGACTGGAGTGATGGTTCCAAGCTCTGGACGGCGGCAATGATGACCAAGCTGAGCCACACGTTTGGTGACGATGGAGTTTTCTGGATATCCTACAAGGACTTCTTGAAGCACTTCCCCAGCATTAATCGTGTCAGGCTCTTCGACAATACTTGGACTGTGAGTCAACAGTGGACCTGTGTCAACGTCCCATGGACTGTCGACTATCTCGACACCAAATTCCAGATCACGGTTTCGGAAGCTGGACCGGTCGTTGTTGTACTGGCACAGCCCGACGATCGCTACTATTATGGACTGAGAGGTCGAATGCTGTACTCTCTACACTTCCGCATTTACAAAGCGGACGAAGAACGATGGATCGTCAGATCGATGCATAACTCGGGAGCGGAGACTCTCTTCACACGTTCCGTATCGGCTGAGATCGACAATCTCGAGCCCGGCACATACGACGTTGTTTTTAAAGTCACAGCGACCCGTTCCGCAACCGGCATGactgctgaagaagccatCATGAAATATGCAGTCAACAGGAAAGAGAAACTCCTGAACGTTGGCAGAAGGTTTGATTATGCACAAAGCAAGGGCAACTTGAAGGCAATGGAAAAACAGAATCGGCAAAGGAGAAGAGATCAGCAGAGAGAAAAGGACTTGTCCTTATTGAAAAAGAATCGTCGCCTCAATCAGCAAGATCGCGAGCGTCTtaagaagcgcaaggcaaGACTTACAGAAGCCCTCAACGCACAGATGAAGGAGTTCCATGCGAAGCGTAGTGAGAAAATGAAGGCCAGGAGAGATCGAAGGAAGGCCAGGAAGGAGTCCGTAGCAGCTTTGCGGAAGGAGAGCGTGTCCAATGCAGAGACGAGCGAAGGTAAAGCCGAACAACTCACGCCACCGGAGCAAAGTCAGTCAGTCCCAGAAGTACCGAAGGAGCCCGAAACTGCGAATAATACCGAGAAAGGCGCGGAGACTGTTCAACAACCGGAGCAAGAGGCACCTGTTGCACAACAAGACGACGCCAAAGGCGATCCTGCAGACATAGCAAACAAGCTAGCCGAGCTGGAAATCCGCACCGACCGAAAACCCTCCCGGGACCACCGAAACTCCGTCTCTCCCTTCGGGCCTACCGTAGAAGAATCAAGCGAATCCGAATGGGACTCCCCAATCGAACCACCCGACGATCTCGTAGACGATGATTTCGATTGGGATTCCGAAAT CGACGGCCCCATCCTCTCTAGCACCGGCAGCGAAATGGAATCTTTCAATCAGAGAAATTCTTCTCCCGCTAGTCGACGACGCATTTCACGTTCAAAGAAGGGGATTTTCGATGACGACCCTTGGAACGCGCCTTGTGTGCTGGGCTTGAGGGTTTATTCGAAGTGTAAGGATGTCAAggttgtggtggtgaaggGGGAGAACAGTTCTTGA